One window of the Camelina sativa cultivar DH55 chromosome 1, Cs, whole genome shotgun sequence genome contains the following:
- the LOC104732599 gene encoding translation initiation factor eIF-2B subunit beta isoform X2: MPDVQSMVAEFVNKLRKRKIEGSQATAKCTVELLRSVISHQRVPHANQAAALIDAVKAVGQQLVAANPVELAVGNVVRRVLHIIREEDLSLTTAAMAGLDLLDASDDDDIDNCKGIGYPAMSAAVVAAAARSTLRPPSLQTLLEGTPESATVPYTSSSGADSESKTADKSSLTRKLKHDVIEGVNQLIQEISGCHEQIAEQAIEHIHQNEVILTLGSSRTVLEFLCAAKEKKRSFRVFVAEGAPRYQGHLLAKELVARGLQTTVITDSAVFAMISRVNMVIIGAHAVMANGGVIGPVGVNMAALAAKKHAVPFVVLAGSHKLCPLYPHNPEVLLNELRSPSELLDFGEFSDCLDFGAGSGSLQVVNPTFDYVPPNLVSLFITDTGGHNPSYMYRLIADYYSADDLVM, translated from the exons ATGCCAGACGTCCAATCAATGGTGGCGGAGTTTGTAAACAAGCTCAGGAAGCG TAAGATTGAGGGCTCACAGGCTACAGCCAAATGCACTGTAGAGCTTCTTAGGTCAGTGATTTCGCATCAGCGGGTGCCTCACGCAAACCAGGCCGCTGCTCTTATTGATGCTGTGAAAGCCGTTGGTCAGCAATTGGTTGCTGCAAATCCAGTTG AGCTTGCGGTGGGGAATGTAGTTAGACGGGTTTTGCATATTATAAGGGAGGAGGATCTTTCTCTCACTACAGCAGCCATGGCTGGTTTGGATTTATTGGAtgcaagtgatgatgatgatatagatAATTGCAAAGGAATTGGGTATCCTGCAATGTCTGCAGCAGTTGTTGCAGCTGCAGCTAGGAGTACGTTACGCCCTCCGTCTTTGCAAACCTTACTCGAGGGCACTCCTGAATCTGCAACTGTCCCATACACATCGTCATCCGGTGCTGATTCCGAAAGCAAAA CTGCCGATAAAAGTTCATTAACTCGGAAGCTGAAGCATGATGTTATCGAAGGAGTGAATCAACTTATTCAGGAGATTTCTGGTTGTCATGAGCAGATCGCTGAACAAGCTATTGAGCATATACATCAAAA TGAGGTGATCCTAACCCTGGGTAGCTCAAGAACAGTGCTTGAGTTTCTGTGTGCTGCAAAGGAGAAAAAGAGATCTTTTCGTGTATTTGTTGCCGAAGGTGCTCCAAG GTATCAGGGCCATCTACTAGCAAAAGAATTGGTAGCTAGAGGTTTGCAGACCACTGTTATCACTGACTCTGCAGTGTTCGCTATGATATCTCGAGTGAATATG GTTATAATCGGAGCTCATGCCGTGATGGCTAATGGTGGGGTTATCGGACCTGTTGGTGTCAATATGGCTGCTCTTGCAGCAAAAAAGCATGCAGTCCCATTTGTGGTTCTAGCCGGTAGTCACAAG TTGTGTCCACTCTATCCTCACAACCCTGAAGTATTACTAAATGAGCTTAGATCTCCGTCTGAACTGTTGGATTTTGGTGAATTCTCTGATTGCCTGGATTTTGGAGCGGGTTCCGGGTCTCTTCAAGTTGTCAACCCAACTTTCGATTATGTCCCACCAAACCTTGTCAGTCTCTTTATAACGGATAC GGGAGGGCACAATCCATCTTACATGTACCGTCTTATTGCGGACTATTACTCTGCAGATGATTTGGTGATGTAG
- the LOC104732599 gene encoding translation initiation factor eIF-2B subunit beta isoform X1, with the protein MPDVQSMVAEFVNKLRKRKIEGSQATAKCTVELLRSVISHQRVPHANQAAALIDAVKAVGQQLVAANPVELAVGNVVRRVLHIIREEDLSLTTAAMAGLDLLDASDDDDIDNCKGIGYPAMSAAVVAAAARSTLRPPSLQTLLEGTPESATVPYTSSSGADSESKSKSADKSSLTRKLKHDVIEGVNQLIQEISGCHEQIAEQAIEHIHQNEVILTLGSSRTVLEFLCAAKEKKRSFRVFVAEGAPRYQGHLLAKELVARGLQTTVITDSAVFAMISRVNMVIIGAHAVMANGGVIGPVGVNMAALAAKKHAVPFVVLAGSHKLCPLYPHNPEVLLNELRSPSELLDFGEFSDCLDFGAGSGSLQVVNPTFDYVPPNLVSLFITDTGGHNPSYMYRLIADYYSADDLVM; encoded by the exons ATGCCAGACGTCCAATCAATGGTGGCGGAGTTTGTAAACAAGCTCAGGAAGCG TAAGATTGAGGGCTCACAGGCTACAGCCAAATGCACTGTAGAGCTTCTTAGGTCAGTGATTTCGCATCAGCGGGTGCCTCACGCAAACCAGGCCGCTGCTCTTATTGATGCTGTGAAAGCCGTTGGTCAGCAATTGGTTGCTGCAAATCCAGTTG AGCTTGCGGTGGGGAATGTAGTTAGACGGGTTTTGCATATTATAAGGGAGGAGGATCTTTCTCTCACTACAGCAGCCATGGCTGGTTTGGATTTATTGGAtgcaagtgatgatgatgatatagatAATTGCAAAGGAATTGGGTATCCTGCAATGTCTGCAGCAGTTGTTGCAGCTGCAGCTAGGAGTACGTTACGCCCTCCGTCTTTGCAAACCTTACTCGAGGGCACTCCTGAATCTGCAACTGTCCCATACACATCGTCATCCGGTGCTGATTCCGAAAGCAAAAGTAAAT CTGCCGATAAAAGTTCATTAACTCGGAAGCTGAAGCATGATGTTATCGAAGGAGTGAATCAACTTATTCAGGAGATTTCTGGTTGTCATGAGCAGATCGCTGAACAAGCTATTGAGCATATACATCAAAA TGAGGTGATCCTAACCCTGGGTAGCTCAAGAACAGTGCTTGAGTTTCTGTGTGCTGCAAAGGAGAAAAAGAGATCTTTTCGTGTATTTGTTGCCGAAGGTGCTCCAAG GTATCAGGGCCATCTACTAGCAAAAGAATTGGTAGCTAGAGGTTTGCAGACCACTGTTATCACTGACTCTGCAGTGTTCGCTATGATATCTCGAGTGAATATG GTTATAATCGGAGCTCATGCCGTGATGGCTAATGGTGGGGTTATCGGACCTGTTGGTGTCAATATGGCTGCTCTTGCAGCAAAAAAGCATGCAGTCCCATTTGTGGTTCTAGCCGGTAGTCACAAG TTGTGTCCACTCTATCCTCACAACCCTGAAGTATTACTAAATGAGCTTAGATCTCCGTCTGAACTGTTGGATTTTGGTGAATTCTCTGATTGCCTGGATTTTGGAGCGGGTTCCGGGTCTCTTCAAGTTGTCAACCCAACTTTCGATTATGTCCCACCAAACCTTGTCAGTCTCTTTATAACGGATAC GGGAGGGCACAATCCATCTTACATGTACCGTCTTATTGCGGACTATTACTCTGCAGATGATTTGGTGATGTAG
- the LOC104733110 gene encoding UV-B-induced protein At3g17800, chloroplastic: MDSCISNQAALPFLPSRSRRQSGDGGGGFLFPAKRKIRYSSMVVVAAAGPSRCEPGSSLNAPLEPRSAQGRFLRSVLLNKRQLFHYAAADELKQLADGREAALARMSLSSGSDEASLHRRIAQLKERYCKTAVQDIMYMLIFYKYSEIRVPLVPKLSRCIYNGRLEIWPPKDWELESIYSCDALEIIKEHVSAVIGLRVNSCVSDNWATTQIQKLHLRKVYTASILYGYFLKSASLRHQLECSLSDVHGSGYLRSPIFGCSFTTGTAQISNKQQLRHYISEFDPETLQRCAKPRTEEARNLIEKQSLALFGTEESDETIVTSFSSLKRLVLEAVAFGTFLWDTELYVDGAYKLKENGNAEEQEGKRSI, from the exons ATGGATAGTTGTATCTCCAATCAAGCGGCGCTACCGTTTCTCCCTTCGCGTTCCAGGAGACAGAGCGGCGACGGAGGCGGTGGTTTTCTTTTTCCGGCGAAGCGGAAGATTAGGTATAGCTCGATGGTTGTGGTCGCGGCGGCGGGACCGAGTCGGTGTGAGCCTGGAAGCAGTCTTAACGCGCCGCTTGAGCCACGATCGGCGCAGGGGAGGTTTCTGAGAAGCGTTTTGCTTAACAAGCGGCAGCTGTTTCATTACGCTGCTGCTGATGAGCTTAAGCAACTTGCTGATGGTAGGGAAGCTGCTTTGGCTCGTATGTCTCTAAGCTCTGGCTCCGATGAGGCTTCTCTCCACAG AAGGATAGCTCAACTCAAGGAACGTTACTGCAAAACTGCAGTCCAAGACATAATGTACATGTTGATCTTCTACAAATACTCAGAGATAAGAGTCCCTCTTGTTCCAAAGCTCTCCAGATGCATCTACAACGGAAGACTCGAGATCTGGCCTCCAAAAGACTGGGAGTTAGAGTCGATTTACAGCTGCGATGCTCTTGAGATAATTAAAGAACACGTAAGCGCAGTCATTGGACTACGGGTCAATTCATGCGTGAGTGACAATTGGGCAACCACCCAGATACAGAAACTGCATCTCAGGAAGGTATACACTGCCTCGATCTTGTATGGTTACTTCTTGAAATCCGCTTCTCTCAGGCACCAGCTCGAGTGTTCCTTATCGGATGTCCATGGAAGCGGATATCTGAGAAGTCCCATCTTTGGATGCTCTTTCACAACGGGCACTGCACAGATCTCCAACAAGCAGCAGCTGAGACATTACATCTCAGAGTTTGATCCTGAGACATTGCAGAGATGTGCAAAACCGAGGACAGAGGAAGCAAGGAATCTAATAGAGAAGCAAAGTTTGGCTCTTTTTGGAACCGAAGAGAGCGATGAGACCATAGTGACTTCATTTTCAAGTTTGAAGCGTTTGGTACTAGAGGCAGTGGCGTTTGGGACGTTTCTGTGGGACACGGAACTGTATGTAGATGGTGCATATAAGCTCAAGGAGAATGGGAATGCAGAAGAACAAGAAGGAAAGAGAAGCATATAA
- the LOC104733211 gene encoding probable glucan endo-1,3-beta-glucosidase A6, whose protein sequence is MSLLQRLLALSLLISVSGAKFSGRPGVNYGQLGNNLPSPSDSVNLIKSLNAKRVKLYDANPKILAALNATDITVSVMVPNELLVNISKSETLSDDWIRSNILPFYPTTKIRYLLVGNEILSFTDSELKASLVPAMRKIQRSLKSLGVKKVKVGTSLAVDVLKTSFPPSSGEFREDISGLVMKPMLQFLNRTKSFLFVDVYPYFAWVQDPTHMDLDYALFESTNVTVTDPVTNLTYHNLFDQMIDAFVFAMKRIGYPDVRIWVAETGWPNNGDYDQIGANVYNAATYNRNVVKKLAAEPPVGTPARPGKVLPSFVFALYNENQKTGPGTERHFGLLHPNGTQVYGIDLSGKTTEYGGALPVPENNEVYKGKIWCVVAKGANWTQLGEALSYACSQGNNTCDPIQPGGSCHKPDLAVLHASYAFSSYWAQFRKSGGTCSFNGLATQTIKDPSYGRCEFPSVTL, encoded by the exons ATGAGTCTTCTTCAACGTCTCCTTGCTCTGTCTCTGCTCATCTCTGTTTCAG GAGCAAAGTTCTCCGGCCGGCCAGGAGTCAACTACGGCCAGCTCGGTAACAACCTCCCGTCACCTTCCGACTCAGTCAACCTCATCAAATCCCTAAACGCAAAACGCGTCAAACTCTACGACGCTAACCCAAAGATCCTCGCCGCTTTAAACGCCACCGACATCACCGTCTCCGTCATGGTCCCTAACGAGCTCCTCGTCAACATCTCTAAATCGGAAACACTCTCCGACGACTGGATCCGTTCCAACATCCTCCCGTTTTACCCAACCACCAAGATCCGTTACCTCCTCGTCGGCAACGAGATCCTCTCCTTCACAGACTCGGAGCTCAAAGCTTCACTCGTCCCCGCAATGCGCAAGATCCAACGTTCGTTGAAGTCTCTGGGCGTTAAAAAGGTCAAAGTCGGAACCTCACTCGCCGTCGACGTTCTCAAGACTTCGTTCCCACCGTCGAGCGGTGAGTTCCGCGAGGATATATCCGGTTTAGTTATGAAGCCGATGCTCCAATTCTTAAACCGGACCAAATCTTTCTTATTCGTTGATGTTTACCCGTATTTCGCGTGGGTTCAAGATCCGACCCATATGGATCTCGATTACGCGCTTTTCGAATCTACCAACGTCACCGTAACGGATCCGGTCACGAATCTGACCTACCACAACCTCTTCGATCAGATGATTGACGCTTTCGTCTTCGCTATGAAACGAATCGGGTATCCGGATGTTCGGATCTGGGTTGCCGAAACGGGTTGGCCCAACAATGGGGATTACGACCAAATCGGAGCCAATGTTTACAACGCCGCCACTTACAACCGCAACGTTGTCAAGAAACTCGCCGCTGAACCGCCCGTAGGTACGCCCGCCCGACCCGGAAAAGTTCTACCTTCGTTTGTATTCGCGCTTTACAACGAGAATCAGAAAACGGGTCCGGGTACGGAGAGGCATTTCGGGCTTTTACATCCCAACGGGACTCAGGTATACGGGATTGATCTATCGGGGAAGACGACGGAGTACGGAGGAGCGTTGCCGGTGCCTGAGAATAATGAGGTGTACAAAGGGAAGATTTGGTGCGTGGTGGCTAAAGGAGCTAACTGGACTCAGCTAGGTGAAGCTCTATCGTACGCTTGCTCGCAGGGGAATAATACCTGTGACCCGATTCAACCCGGAGGCTCATGTCACAAACCGGACTTGGCCGTTTTGCACGCCAGCTACGCTTTTAGCTCTTATTGGGCCCAATTTCGTAAGTCCGGTGGGACTTGCTCCTTCAACGGCTTAGCCACCCAAACCATTAAAGATCCAA GTTACGGACGCTGCGAGTTCCCGAGCGTGACATTGTGA